In Lactococcus garvieae subsp. garvieae, the following proteins share a genomic window:
- the groES gene encoding co-chaperone GroES — protein MLKPLADRVVLRIKEEEEKSLGGIVLASAAQEKPQVAEVVAVGPGKTTPHGTVIAPTVQVGDAVLFEKFAGTNVKFEGEDFLIIKESDILAIV, from the coding sequence ATGTTGAAACCCTTAGCGGATCGCGTTGTATTGCGTATAAAAGAGGAAGAAGAAAAATCTTTAGGTGGGATCGTCTTGGCCTCAGCAGCACAAGAGAAACCACAAGTTGCAGAAGTTGTGGCAGTAGGCCCAGGTAAAACAACTCCTCACGGTACAGTTATTGCACCAACAGTACAAGTTGGTGATGCAGTTCTCTTTGAAAAGTTTGCTGGTACAAATGTGAAATTTGAAGGCGAAGATTTCTTGATTATCAAAGAATCTGATATTCTTGCGATTGTTTAA
- the groL gene encoding chaperonin GroEL (60 kDa chaperone family; promotes refolding of misfolded polypeptides especially under stressful conditions; forms two stacked rings of heptamers to form a barrel-shaped 14mer; ends can be capped by GroES; misfolded proteins enter the barrel where they are refolded when GroES binds): protein MAKDIKFSSDARSAMVRGIDILADTVKTTLGPKGRNVVLEKSYGSPLITNDGVTIAKEIELEDHFENMGAKLVSEVASKTNDVAGDGTTTATVLTQAIVREGLKNVTAGANPVGIRRGIELATETAVKALKELSIPVSGKEAIAQVASVSSRSEKVGEYISNAMEKVGNDGVITIEESKGMQTELEVVEGMQFDRGYLSQYMVTDNEKMVANLDNPYILITDKKISNIQEILPLLEQILKTNRPLLIVADDVDGEALPTLVLNKIRGTFNVVAVKAPGFGDRRKAQLEDLAILTGGTVITEELGLELKDASLDALGQANKVTVDKEHTTIVEGAGSADAIATRVATIKAQVEQTTSEFDREKLQERLAKLSGGVAVIKVGAATETELKAQKLLIEDALNATRAAVEEGIVAGGGTALVTVISALDSLEEEGDVQTGITIVRRALEEPVRQIAANAGYEGSIIIDKLKSAEKGIGFNAATGEWVEMIETGIVDPAKVTRSALQNAASVAGLILTTEAVVADKPEPAAPAAPAMDPSMMGGMM from the coding sequence ATGGCAAAAGATATTAAATTTTCATCAGATGCTCGTTCAGCAATGGTTCGTGGTATTGATATTTTAGCAGATACAGTAAAAACAACACTTGGTCCTAAAGGTCGCAATGTTGTTCTAGAAAAATCTTATGGTAGCCCACTTATCACTAATGATGGTGTAACTATTGCAAAAGAAATTGAATTAGAAGATCACTTTGAAAATATGGGCGCAAAATTAGTCAGTGAAGTGGCCTCAAAAACAAATGATGTTGCGGGTGATGGTACTACAACAGCGACTGTTTTGACACAAGCGATCGTTCGTGAAGGTTTGAAGAACGTAACTGCCGGAGCTAATCCAGTAGGTATTCGTCGTGGTATTGAGTTGGCAACTGAAACGGCAGTGAAAGCACTCAAGGAATTATCTATTCCAGTATCTGGTAAAGAAGCAATTGCACAAGTTGCCTCTGTATCTTCTCGTTCAGAAAAGGTCGGAGAGTATATCTCAAATGCCATGGAAAAAGTTGGTAACGATGGTGTTATTACTATTGAAGAGTCAAAAGGTATGCAAACTGAACTTGAAGTTGTAGAAGGTATGCAGTTTGACCGTGGTTACTTGTCACAATACATGGTAACAGACAATGAAAAAATGGTTGCCAACCTTGATAACCCATACATCTTGATCACAGATAAGAAGATTTCAAACATTCAAGAAATCTTACCATTGCTTGAACAAATCTTGAAAACAAATCGTCCATTACTTATTGTGGCAGATGATGTTGATGGTGAAGCATTACCAACACTCGTGTTGAACAAAATCCGTGGTACTTTCAATGTTGTAGCTGTTAAGGCTCCAGGATTTGGTGATCGCCGTAAAGCACAACTTGAAGACTTAGCAATCCTTACAGGCGGAACAGTAATTACTGAAGAACTTGGCTTGGAACTTAAAGATGCAAGCCTAGATGCACTTGGTCAAGCCAACAAAGTAACTGTTGATAAAGAACATACGACAATCGTTGAAGGTGCCGGTTCAGCAGATGCTATTGCTACACGTGTAGCAACAATCAAAGCTCAAGTTGAACAAACTACTTCAGAATTTGATCGTGAAAAACTTCAAGAGCGTTTAGCTAAACTTTCTGGTGGGGTTGCCGTGATTAAAGTCGGCGCCGCTACAGAAACTGAACTTAAAGCGCAAAAACTTTTGATTGAAGACGCACTTAATGCAACACGTGCGGCTGTCGAAGAAGGTATTGTTGCTGGTGGTGGTACTGCACTTGTTACAGTTATCTCAGCCCTCGACAGTCTTGAAGAAGAAGGGGATGTGCAAACAGGTATCACAATCGTACGTCGTGCACTGGAAGAACCAGTACGTCAAATTGCGGCTAATGCAGGTTACGAAGGCTCAATCATTATTGATAAACTTAAATCAGCAGAAAAAGGTATTGGCTTCAATGCCGCAACTGGTGAATGGGTTGAAATGATTGAGACAGGTATTGTGGATCCGGCTAAAGTAACACGTTCAGCCCTCCAAAATGCAGCCTCAGTAGCAGGACTTATCTTGACCACTGAAGCAGTCGTTGCTGATAAACCAGAACCAGCTGCACCAGCAGCTCCAGCTATGGATCCGTCAATGATGGGTGGCATGATGTAG
- a CDS encoding tyrosine-type recombinase/integrase, which translates to MWVEARKDGKFNLRERYKDPYTGKTRTSSIVIEKDTPQIIKKSQKILLDKIYNKLKTDPNQSNINFGDLCTEWFRYYKVQNKRSSWIKVPFYLDKHVFPTITKDMLVKNITSELVMKVIDNMYTFGDYSLNYTKQTRTTISAMFNFAVDKGYIEQNPVSKTKVIPKREIERKNKKKLSEKYLEKDEVDLLLAALYSKNSNKLHGMISEFLVLTGLRYGELQALQWKNFDGKSISVEGTLDYTLTTMDKAIKTSTKNESSERIIVLPNKAIDILLELQKINSLKFTTEPEDYIFLSRFGNPLSIHAFNPVIKRAGNKIGLEKNITSHIFRHTHVSILAESNIPLKAIMERVGHADANTTLSIYNHVTKKSKEQITAALDNLF; encoded by the coding sequence ATTGAAAAAGACACTCCCCAAATTATAAAAAAGTCACAGAAAATACTATTGGATAAGATATATAATAAATTAAAGACGGACCCTAACCAAAGTAATATAAACTTTGGAGATCTTTGCACAGAATGGTTTCGTTATTATAAAGTTCAAAATAAAAGAAGTAGCTGGATTAAAGTCCCATTCTATTTAGATAAGCATGTATTTCCTACTATCACCAAAGATATGTTAGTAAAAAACATCACTTCTGAACTTGTCATGAAGGTAATAGATAACATGTATACGTTTGGAGACTATTCTTTAAATTACACAAAACAAACAAGAACAACTATTTCAGCAATGTTTAATTTTGCAGTCGATAAAGGATATATAGAACAAAATCCTGTATCTAAAACCAAAGTAATACCTAAAAGAGAAATTGAACGAAAAAACAAAAAGAAATTAAGTGAAAAATATTTAGAAAAAGATGAAGTGGATTTATTACTTGCTGCTCTATACTCTAAAAATTCCAATAAACTTCATGGGATGATTTCAGAGTTTCTAGTTTTGACGGGTCTAAGATATGGTGAATTACAAGCACTTCAGTGGAAGAACTTTGATGGAAAATCAATTAGTGTAGAAGGAACACTGGATTATACTTTAACAACAATGGATAAAGCCATAAAAACTTCAACAAAAAACGAAAGTTCTGAAAGAATTATAGTCTTACCCAATAAAGCAATTGATATTCTTTTAGAGTTACAAAAAATAAATTCATTAAAGTTTACAACCGAACCAGAAGATTATATATTCTTATCACGATTTGGAAATCCTCTTTCTATCCATGCTTTTAATCCTGTCATAAAAAGAGCGGGGAATAAAATTGGTTTAGAAAAAAATATCACTAGCCACATATTTAGACATACACACGTATCTATTCTAGCAGAATCAAATATACCACTAAAGGCAATAATGGAACGTGTGGGACACGCTGATGCAAATACAACATTATCAATCTATAACCACGTTACTAAGAAATCAAAAGAGCAGATAACAGCTGCCCTTGATAATTTATTTTAA